In a single window of the Amycolatopsis sp. cg5 genome:
- a CDS encoding biotin carboxylase N-terminal domain-containing protein: MFDAVLVANRGEIAVRVIRTLRDMGIRSVAVYSDADADAKHVREAHTAVRIGPAEAAKSYLSIPAIVQAAVDSGAQAVHPGYGFLAENAEFARACEAAGLVFIGPPVSAIDAMGDKIRAKATVSSAGVPVVPGASDVDIPAGGFAEAATKVGFPLLLKPSAGGGGKGMRLVTAPGELDAAVESARREAKGSFGDDTLLMERFVTTPRHIEIQVLADTHGNVIHLGERECSLQRRHQKIIEEAPSVLLDEETRAKMGASAVEAARSVGYVGAGTVEFIMSAKTPDEYFFMEMNTRLQVEHPVTELVTGLDLVEWQVRVAAGEVLSVRQSDVVLNGHSVEARVYAEDPARGFIPTGGTVLAVHEPSGDGVRVDSWMTEGTVIGSNYDPMLAKVIAWGPDRAAALHRLDLALADTALLGVGTNIAFLRGLLNDEEVRAGRLDTELVERRLSTVVTSEVPRDFFVAAAMDKLLALQPSGSIVDPWDIPDGWRLGGAGGMNFSLRIGDAEASVRIEGTPANALVTVDDREPERISARWDNGVLEVRHPGGFRRYRHVAGKGRSVWLARDGHCVAVEERADILAGQGESAGGGPVKSPMPGTVLVVKIGKGDTVSAGTPLMVVEAMKMEHTITAPVDGVVTELHVQAGQQVALDEALAVVTPQEEQA, encoded by the coding sequence GTGTTCGACGCGGTTCTGGTCGCCAATCGTGGCGAGATCGCCGTACGGGTCATCAGGACCCTGCGGGACATGGGTATTCGTTCGGTCGCGGTGTACAGCGACGCGGACGCCGACGCCAAGCACGTGCGCGAGGCGCACACGGCTGTCCGAATAGGACCGGCTGAGGCAGCCAAGAGTTATCTCTCGATTCCGGCCATCGTGCAGGCGGCGGTCGACTCGGGTGCGCAGGCCGTGCACCCGGGTTATGGCTTCCTGGCGGAGAACGCGGAGTTCGCGCGGGCTTGCGAGGCCGCCGGGCTGGTGTTCATCGGGCCGCCGGTGAGCGCGATCGACGCCATGGGTGACAAGATCAGGGCCAAGGCGACGGTTTCGTCGGCCGGTGTCCCTGTCGTGCCCGGTGCGTCCGATGTGGACATTCCGGCCGGTGGCTTCGCGGAAGCCGCGACCAAGGTCGGTTTCCCGTTGCTGCTCAAGCCGTCCGCCGGTGGCGGCGGCAAGGGCATGCGGCTGGTCACGGCGCCCGGCGAGCTGGACGCGGCCGTCGAGTCCGCGCGCCGCGAGGCGAAGGGCTCGTTCGGCGACGACACGCTGTTGATGGAGCGCTTCGTCACCACGCCGCGGCACATCGAGATCCAGGTCCTCGCGGACACGCACGGCAACGTGATCCACCTCGGTGAGCGTGAATGCAGCCTGCAGCGGCGGCATCAGAAGATCATCGAAGAGGCGCCTTCGGTGCTGCTCGATGAAGAGACCCGCGCCAAGATGGGCGCTTCGGCCGTCGAGGCCGCGCGTTCGGTCGGCTACGTCGGCGCGGGCACGGTCGAGTTCATCATGTCGGCCAAGACGCCCGACGAGTACTTCTTCATGGAGATGAACACCCGGCTGCAGGTCGAGCACCCGGTGACCGAGCTGGTGACCGGTCTCGACCTGGTCGAGTGGCAGGTCCGCGTCGCCGCCGGTGAAGTCCTTTCGGTCCGGCAGTCCGACGTCGTCCTCAATGGACACTCGGTCGAAGCCCGTGTCTACGCCGAAGATCCCGCACGCGGGTTCATCCCGACCGGCGGCACGGTGCTCGCCGTGCACGAGCCGAGCGGCGATGGCGTGCGGGTGGACTCCTGGATGACCGAGGGCACGGTCATCGGCTCGAACTACGACCCGATGCTGGCCAAGGTCATCGCCTGGGGCCCCGACCGTGCCGCCGCGTTGCACCGGCTGGACCTGGCTTTGGCCGACACCGCGCTGCTGGGTGTCGGCACGAACATCGCGTTCCTGCGCGGGCTGCTGAACGACGAGGAGGTCAGGGCCGGGCGGCTGGACACCGAACTCGTCGAGCGTCGTCTGTCCACTGTGGTCACCTCGGAGGTCCCGCGTGACTTCTTCGTGGCGGCCGCGATGGACAAGCTGCTGGCGTTGCAGCCTTCCGGTTCCATTGTGGACCCGTGGGACATTCCCGACGGCTGGCGGCTCGGTGGCGCGGGCGGGATGAACTTCAGCCTGCGGATCGGCGACGCCGAGGCCTCGGTGCGCATCGAGGGCACACCCGCGAACGCGCTGGTCACCGTCGATGATCGCGAACCGGAGCGCATCTCGGCGCGCTGGGACAACGGCGTGCTGGAAGTCCGGCACCCCGGCGGTTTCCGCCGCTACCGGCACGTGGCCGGCAAGGGTCGCAGTGTGTGGCTGGCCCGTGACGGGCATTGTGTCGCGGTCGAAGAGCGCGCGGACATCCTTGCGGGACAAGGCGAATCCGCCGGTGGCGGGCCGGTCAAGAGCCCGATGCCCGGCACCGTGCTGGTGGTCAAGATCGGCAAGGGCGACACCGTCAGCGCGGGAACGCCGCTGATGGTCGTCGAGGCGATGAAGATGGAACACACGATCACCGCGCCGGTCGACGGCGTGGTCACCGAACTGCATGTCCAGGCGGGCCAACAGGTCGCGCTGGACGAAGCACTGGCCGTGGTGACCCCACAAGAGGAGCAAGCGTGA
- a CDS encoding carboxyl transferase domain-containing protein, translating to MDRPVLTSSADPRSDEYSRNVTAHAELVEDLRKRLSAARLGGPEKSQTRHVERGKLLPRDRVDTLLDPGSPFLELSPLAATGLYDDEAPAAGIITGIGRVSGRECVIVANDATVKGGTYYPMTVKKHLRAQEVALHNNLPCVYLVDSGGAFLPKQDDVFPDREHFGRIFYNQATMSARGIPQVAAVLGSCTAGGAYVPAMSDEAVIVRNQGTIFLGGPPLVKAATGEVVTAEELGGGDVHARQSGVTDHLAENDAHALKMVRSIVSTLGPRTPRPWDVLPTEEPAVDPDLYGVVPTDPRTPYDVREVIARIVDGSRFAEFKKEYGSTLVTGFAHIHGHPVGIIANNGVLFAESAMKGAHFIELCDKRSIPLLFLQNITGFMVGRAYEAGGIAKHGAKMVTAVACARVPKLTMIIGGSFGAGNYSMCGRAYSPRFLWMWPNARISVMGGEQAASVLSTVRRDSIEARGGEWSTEDEETFKDPIRQQYEAQGSPYYSTARLWDDGVIDPADTRTVVGLALGAAANAPLEPVNYGVFRM from the coding sequence ATGGACAGGCCCGTGCTGACCAGTTCCGCGGATCCGCGGAGCGACGAGTATTCGCGTAACGTCACCGCTCACGCCGAACTGGTCGAGGACCTGCGCAAGCGGCTGTCCGCGGCCCGGCTCGGCGGTCCGGAGAAGTCACAGACGCGGCATGTGGAGCGCGGCAAGCTGCTCCCGCGCGACCGCGTCGACACCCTGCTCGACCCCGGTTCGCCGTTCCTGGAGCTCTCGCCGCTCGCGGCGACCGGGCTCTACGACGACGAGGCGCCCGCCGCCGGCATCATCACCGGCATCGGCCGGGTGTCCGGGCGCGAATGCGTGATCGTCGCGAACGACGCCACGGTCAAGGGCGGCACCTACTACCCGATGACCGTCAAGAAGCATCTGCGCGCGCAGGAAGTCGCGCTGCACAACAACCTTCCGTGCGTTTACCTGGTCGACTCCGGCGGCGCGTTCCTGCCGAAACAGGACGACGTCTTCCCCGACCGCGAGCACTTCGGGCGCATCTTCTACAACCAGGCGACCATGTCCGCGCGCGGCATCCCGCAGGTCGCGGCCGTGCTCGGGTCGTGCACCGCGGGTGGCGCGTACGTGCCCGCGATGAGCGACGAGGCGGTCATCGTGCGGAACCAGGGCACGATCTTCCTCGGCGGCCCGCCGCTGGTGAAGGCCGCGACCGGCGAGGTCGTCACGGCAGAGGAGCTCGGCGGCGGCGATGTGCACGCCAGGCAGTCCGGTGTGACCGACCACCTGGCCGAGAACGACGCGCACGCGTTGAAGATGGTCCGCTCGATCGTCTCGACGCTCGGCCCGCGCACGCCGCGGCCGTGGGACGTGCTGCCGACCGAGGAACCGGCCGTCGACCCCGACCTCTACGGCGTCGTCCCGACCGACCCGCGCACCCCGTACGACGTGCGCGAGGTGATCGCCCGGATCGTCGACGGCAGCCGCTTCGCCGAGTTCAAGAAGGAATACGGCTCGACGCTGGTCACCGGCTTCGCGCACATCCACGGGCACCCGGTCGGCATCATCGCGAACAACGGCGTGCTGTTCGCCGAGTCCGCGATGAAGGGCGCGCACTTCATCGAGCTGTGCGACAAGCGCTCGATTCCGTTGCTGTTCCTGCAGAACATCACCGGGTTCATGGTCGGGCGCGCGTACGAGGCCGGCGGTATCGCCAAGCACGGCGCGAAGATGGTCACCGCGGTCGCGTGCGCGCGGGTGCCGAAGCTGACCATGATCATCGGCGGCTCGTTCGGCGCGGGCAACTACTCGATGTGCGGGCGGGCCTATTCGCCGCGCTTCCTGTGGATGTGGCCCAACGCGCGGATTTCCGTGATGGGTGGCGAGCAGGCGGCTTCGGTGCTGTCGACGGTGCGCCGCGACTCCATCGAGGCGCGTGGCGGTGAATGGTCCACAGAGGACGAAGAGACCTTCAAGGACCCGATCCGCCAGCAGTACGAAGCCCAGGGCAGCCCGTACTACTCGACGGCGCGGCTGTGGGACGACGGCGTGATCGACCCGGCGGACACCCGCACGGTGGTCGGCCTCGCGCTCGGCGCGGCGGCGAACGCCCCCTTGGAACCGGTCAACTACGGCGTATTCAGGATGTGA
- a CDS encoding SGNH/GDSL hydrolase family protein, with product MSAALGVAALAMLGVVSPANAVKATNYVALGDSYSSGVGAGSYGNSGGCKRSANSYPQLWANRHAGTTFTFVACSGARTGDALNQANSITSAATLVTISIGGNDAGFTDVITKCTLGSDQDCINRVNTAKAYATGTLPGLLDGVYSKIKSKAPNARLIVLGYPRFYTVPGSCSVGLSDTKRSAINSGADTIASVTSGRASAAGATFVDVRGSFTGHNICSGGSSYLNSLTWPVDESYHPTALGQSNGYYPPLASVTG from the coding sequence ATGAGCGCGGCCCTGGGGGTCGCGGCACTCGCGATGCTCGGCGTCGTGAGCCCCGCCAACGCCGTCAAGGCGACCAACTACGTCGCACTCGGCGACTCCTACTCTTCCGGCGTCGGCGCCGGAAGCTACGGCAATTCCGGCGGCTGCAAGCGCAGCGCCAACTCCTACCCGCAGCTGTGGGCGAACCGGCACGCCGGCACCACGTTCACCTTCGTCGCCTGCTCGGGCGCGCGGACCGGCGACGCGCTCAACCAGGCCAACTCGATCACCTCGGCGGCCACGCTGGTGACCATCTCGATCGGCGGCAACGACGCCGGGTTCACGGACGTGATCACCAAGTGCACCCTGGGCTCCGACCAGGACTGCATCAACCGGGTGAACACCGCCAAGGCCTACGCCACCGGCACGCTCCCCGGACTGCTGGACGGTGTCTACAGCAAGATCAAGTCGAAGGCGCCCAACGCGCGGCTGATCGTGCTCGGCTACCCGCGGTTCTACACGGTTCCCGGCTCGTGCAGCGTCGGGCTGAGCGACACCAAGCGGTCCGCGATCAACTCCGGCGCGGACACGATCGCCTCGGTGACCTCGGGCCGCGCGTCCGCGGCTGGCGCGACCTTCGTGGACGTGCGCGGCTCGTTCACCGGGCACAACATCTGCTCCGGTGGCAGCTCGTACCTCAACAGCCTGACCTGGCCGGTGGACGAGTCGTATCACCCGACCGCGCTCGGGCAGTCCAACGGCTACTACCCGCCGCTGGCTTCGGTCACCGGGTAA
- a CDS encoding SGNH/GDSL hydrolase family protein → MPDTVVRRFRWLSALTVLATLGLATPALAVKATTYFALGDSYSSGVGAGSYGNSGSCKRSANAYPQLWANKHAGTNFTFLACSGARTGDVLNQANSVTSAATLVTVSVGGNDAGFVDVITKCTLGSDQDCVNRVNTAKAYATGTLPGLLDGVYGKIKSKAPNARLIVLGYPRFYTVPGSCGAGLSDTKRSAINSGIDVATGVLSQRAGAAGATFVDVRGSFTGHNICSSGESYLNSLTFPVDESYHPTVAGQAKGYYPPLAAVTG, encoded by the coding sequence GTGCCTGACACCGTCGTCAGAAGATTCCGCTGGCTGAGCGCGCTCACCGTGCTCGCGACACTGGGCCTCGCGACACCGGCGCTCGCCGTCAAGGCGACCACCTACTTCGCGCTCGGCGACTCCTATTCGTCCGGCGTCGGCGCCGGGAGTTACGGCAATTCCGGAAGCTGCAAACGCAGTGCCAACGCTTATCCGCAGCTATGGGCGAACAAGCACGCCGGCACGAACTTCACTTTCCTCGCGTGCTCCGGCGCGCGCACCGGCGACGTGCTGAACCAGGCCAACTCGGTCACCTCCGCGGCCACGCTGGTCACCGTTTCGGTCGGTGGCAACGACGCCGGGTTCGTCGACGTGATCACGAAGTGCACGCTCGGCTCCGACCAGGACTGCGTCAACCGGGTGAACACGGCGAAGGCGTACGCCACCGGCACGCTGCCCGGGTTGCTGGACGGTGTCTACGGCAAGATCAAGTCGAAGGCGCCGAACGCGCGCCTGATCGTGCTCGGGTACCCGCGGTTCTACACCGTGCCCGGCTCGTGCGGTGCCGGGCTGAGCGACACGAAGCGGTCGGCGATCAACTCGGGCATCGACGTGGCGACCGGCGTGCTGTCGCAGCGCGCCGGCGCTGCGGGCGCGACCTTCGTGGACGTGCGCGGGTCGTTCACGGGACACAACATCTGCTCGTCGGGTGAGTCGTACCTGAACAGCCTGACGTTCCCGGTGGACGAGTCGTACCACCCGACGGTCGCGGGCCAGGCCAAGGGCTACTACCCGCCGCTGGCCGCCGTCACCGGATAA
- a CDS encoding SGNH/GDSL hydrolase family protein produces MAIRTLLLAFLLIIGLAAPASAAGGYFALGDSYSSGLGAGKYGTSGKCKRSVNAYPQLWVNEHAGTSLTFLACSGATTADVLKQADSIKPSASLVTLSVGGTDAGFSDVMVTCVLNSAQACANRVGVARKFITETLPGRLDAALAKIKAKAPNARVFLVGYPRLFADGGSCGFSAGMRKAVNAGADTMAAVEAERAAKAGVTFVDVRPAFTGHNVCAAGSQYLHGVASPLEESFHPTKAGQFGYFRALAMVTDG; encoded by the coding sequence GTGGCCATCCGCACCCTCTTGCTCGCGTTCCTGCTGATCATCGGCCTGGCGGCCCCTGCGAGCGCCGCCGGCGGCTACTTCGCGCTCGGCGACTCCTACTCGTCCGGCCTCGGCGCCGGGAAGTACGGCACCTCCGGCAAATGCAAGCGCAGCGTCAACGCCTATCCCCAGCTCTGGGTGAACGAGCACGCCGGGACCAGCCTGACCTTCCTCGCCTGCTCGGGCGCGACCACCGCGGATGTCCTGAAACAGGCCGATTCGATCAAGCCGAGCGCCTCGCTCGTCACCCTTTCGGTTGGCGGCACGGACGCGGGCTTCTCCGACGTCATGGTCACCTGCGTCCTCAACTCCGCGCAGGCGTGCGCCAACCGCGTCGGCGTCGCGCGCAAGTTCATCACCGAAACGCTCCCGGGCCGTCTCGACGCGGCACTCGCGAAGATCAAGGCCAAGGCGCCGAACGCGCGCGTGTTCCTCGTCGGCTACCCGCGCCTCTTCGCCGACGGCGGCTCGTGCGGCTTCAGCGCGGGCATGCGCAAGGCGGTCAACGCGGGCGCCGACACCATGGCTGCCGTCGAGGCCGAGCGCGCCGCGAAGGCCGGAGTGACCTTCGTGGACGTTCGCCCGGCGTTCACCGGGCACAACGTCTGCGCCGCTGGCTCTCAGTATCTGCACGGCGTCGCTTCGCCACTGGAAGAGTCGTTCCACCCCACGAAAGCGGGGCAGTTCGGCTACTTCAGGGCACTCGCCATGGTTACCGACGGGTAG